One Thermus sp. CCB_US3_UF1 DNA window includes the following coding sequences:
- the queA gene encoding tRNA preQ1(34) S-adenosylmethionine ribosyltransferase-isomerase QueA, protein MSLEAYDYPLPPELIAQEGVEPRDLARLMVVHREGPFRAQHARVRDLPLFLRPGDVLVFNESKVIPARLLGQRPTGGKVEVLLVREKAPGLWEALLGPARKAPPGTRLRFLSPKDLRPVADLEAEVVGVEPDGVRLLRFQGDLMAHLEAVGEVPLPPYIKARVPLERYQTVYARRPGSVAAPTAGLHFTPELLERLKAMGVELRFLTLHVGPGTFRPVKGDVEKHEMHAEPFEIPEETALALNRARAEGRRVVAVGTTVVRALESAFREGEGVVPGAGETRLFIRPPYAFRAVDALFTNFHLPRSTLLMLVAAFLGYEKTMAAYRLAVAERYRFYSLGDAMLIL, encoded by the coding sequence ATGAGCCTGGAAGCCTACGATTACCCCCTGCCCCCGGAGCTCATCGCCCAGGAGGGAGTGGAGCCCCGGGACCTGGCCCGGCTCATGGTGGTCCACCGGGAGGGCCCTTTTCGGGCCCAGCACGCCCGGGTGCGGGACCTGCCCCTTTTCCTGCGCCCGGGGGACGTGCTGGTCTTCAACGAGAGCAAGGTGATCCCGGCCCGGCTCCTGGGGCAAAGGCCCACGGGGGGCAAGGTGGAGGTCCTCTTGGTGCGGGAAAAGGCCCCGGGCCTCTGGGAAGCCCTTTTGGGCCCGGCCCGCAAGGCCCCTCCCGGGACCCGGCTCCGCTTCCTCTCTCCCAAGGACCTCCGCCCGGTGGCGGACCTCGAGGCCGAGGTGGTGGGGGTGGAGCCCGACGGGGTGCGGCTTTTGCGCTTCCAGGGCGACCTCATGGCCCACCTGGAGGCGGTGGGGGAGGTGCCCCTGCCCCCCTACATCAAGGCCCGGGTGCCCCTGGAGCGCTACCAGACCGTCTACGCCAGGCGCCCGGGCTCCGTGGCCGCCCCCACCGCCGGCCTCCACTTCACCCCCGAGCTCCTGGAGCGCCTCAAGGCCATGGGGGTGGAGCTTCGCTTCCTCACCCTGCACGTGGGCCCCGGCACCTTCCGCCCCGTGAAAGGCGACGTGGAGAAGCACGAGATGCACGCCGAACCCTTTGAGATCCCCGAGGAGACCGCCTTGGCCCTCAACCGGGCCCGGGCCGAGGGGCGGCGGGTGGTGGCCGTGGGCACCACCGTGGTCCGGGCCCTGGAGAGCGCCTTCCGGGAGGGGGAGGGGGTGGTGCCGGGGGCGGGGGAGACGCGCCTTTTCATCCGCCCCCCCTACGCTTTCCGGGCCGTGGACGCCCTTTTCACCAACTTCCACCTCCCCAGGTCCACCCTGCTCATGCTGGTGGCGGCCTTCCTGGGCTACGAGAAGACCATGGCCGCTTACCGCCTGGCCGTGGCCGAGCGCTACCGCTTTTACTCCTTGGGGGATGCCATGCTCATCCTGTAG
- a CDS encoding ADP-ribosylglycohydrolase, with product MKRLRMVVEWSRGSPVRFAWKDGRLLEVGRDRPAPVNYGLLPGLLNPADGEEVDAVFLGPPLPPGTEAEGLVVGLLWLADGDHKLLLAPSLEALAGEDLTPLLSWFPRERAPRVEGPESAQAWLEALQEAQDP from the coding sequence ATGAAGCGGCTGCGCATGGTGGTGGAATGGAGCCGGGGAAGCCCGGTGCGCTTCGCTTGGAAGGATGGGCGGCTTCTAGAGGTGGGGCGGGACCGGCCGGCCCCGGTGAACTACGGCCTTCTGCCCGGCCTCCTGAACCCGGCGGACGGGGAGGAGGTGGACGCCGTTTTCCTGGGGCCTCCCCTGCCCCCAGGCACCGAGGCCGAGGGGCTGGTGGTGGGCCTCCTCTGGCTGGCGGACGGGGACCATAAGCTCCTCCTGGCCCCCAGCCTCGAGGCCCTGGCCGGGGAAGACCTTACCCCCCTCCTGTCCTGGTTCCCCCGGGAACGGGCCCCCCGGGTGGAGGGTCCGGAAAGCGCCCAGGCCTGGTTGGAGGCCCTGCAGGAGGCCCAGGACCCCTAG
- the mgtE gene encoding magnesium transporter translates to MEKALSPLLQALEEGDTLALKTLLGEAHPQDLLALWDELKGEHRYVVLTLLPKDRAAEVFSHLPSEEQAEYLKTLPPWRVRELLEELSLDDLADALQAVEEEDPELYRRLKEALDPETRAEVEELTQYEEDEAGGLMTPEYVAVREGMSVDEVLRFLRRAAPDAETIYYIYVVDEAGHLKGVLSLRDLIVADPRTKVAEIMNPKVVYVRTDTDQEEVARLMADYDFTVLPVVDEEGKLAGIVTVDDVLDVLEAEATEDIHRLAAVDVPDLVYSQASPVTLWLARVRWLVILILTGMVTSSILQGFERLLDALTALAFYVPVLIGTGGNTGNQSATLIIRALATRDLDLRDWRRVLSKESAVGLLLGLTLALLLLGKVALDGHANLVPVVGLALFLIVLFANLVGALLPFALRRLGVDPALLSNPLIATLTDVTGLLIYLSLARFLLNLG, encoded by the coding sequence GCCCTGAAAACCCTCCTGGGGGAAGCCCACCCCCAGGACCTCCTGGCCCTTTGGGACGAGCTCAAGGGGGAGCACCGCTACGTGGTCCTCACCCTCTTGCCCAAGGACCGGGCGGCGGAGGTCTTCTCCCACCTGCCCTCGGAGGAGCAGGCCGAGTACCTGAAAACCCTGCCTCCTTGGCGGGTGCGGGAGCTTCTGGAAGAGCTCTCCCTGGACGACCTGGCGGACGCCCTGCAGGCGGTGGAGGAGGAGGACCCCGAGCTCTACCGCCGGCTGAAGGAGGCCCTGGACCCGGAAACCCGGGCCGAGGTGGAGGAGCTTACCCAGTACGAGGAGGACGAGGCGGGCGGCCTCATGACCCCGGAGTACGTGGCGGTGCGGGAAGGCATGAGCGTGGACGAGGTCCTCCGCTTCCTGCGCCGGGCCGCCCCCGACGCGGAAACCATCTACTACATCTACGTGGTGGACGAGGCGGGCCACCTCAAGGGGGTCCTCTCCCTACGGGACCTGATCGTGGCCGACCCCAGGACCAAGGTGGCCGAGATCATGAACCCCAAGGTGGTCTACGTCCGCACCGACACCGACCAGGAAGAGGTGGCCCGCCTCATGGCCGACTACGACTTCACCGTCTTGCCGGTGGTGGACGAGGAGGGGAAGCTGGCGGGCATCGTCACGGTGGACGACGTGCTGGACGTGCTGGAGGCCGAGGCCACCGAGGACATCCACCGCCTGGCCGCCGTGGACGTGCCCGACCTGGTCTACAGCCAGGCCTCCCCCGTGACCCTGTGGCTGGCCCGGGTGCGCTGGCTGGTGATCCTGATCCTCACGGGCATGGTCACCAGCTCCATCCTCCAGGGGTTTGAGCGCCTGTTGGATGCCCTGACCGCCCTGGCCTTTTACGTGCCGGTGCTTATCGGGACGGGAGGCAACACCGGCAACCAGTCGGCCACCCTCATCATCCGCGCCCTGGCCACCCGGGACCTGGACCTTAGGGACTGGCGGCGGGTCCTCTCCAAGGAAAGCGCCGTGGGCCTGCTTCTGGGCCTGACCCTGGCCCTCCTCCTCCTGGGCAAGGTGGCCCTGGACGGGCACGCCAACCTGGTACCGGTGGTGGGCCTGGCCCTTTTCCTCATCGTCCTCTTCGCCAACCTGGTGGGGGCCCTCCTCCCCTTCGCCCTTCGCCGCCTGGGGGTGGACCCCGCCCTCCTCTCCAACCCCCTGATCGCCACCCTCACCGACGTAACGGGCCTCCTCATCTACCTGAGCCTGGCCCGGTTCCTGCTGAACCTGGGATGA